In Desulfotomaculum sp., a single window of DNA contains:
- a CDS encoding TetR/AcrR family transcriptional regulator — protein sequence MQQKTDKTNPSEKILITTFECLSTRGYANVSMRNIAEEAGVALSQVTYYYKNKEKLLIEVINMMTLQYLHETEGNLESVTCEQEKLASLVRFFKELIRDKPKLLKLFIDFIAQALWIPSFREQLDSLFTELTEIIERNLLTYTKINERYLGYSPQTVAKLVLGALIGTSIQIILGSDRDSAFESLNLAESLLN from the coding sequence ATGCAGCAAAAGACCGATAAAACAAACCCATCTGAGAAAATCCTTATAACGACCTTTGAATGTCTTTCCACAAGAGGCTATGCCAATGTATCCATGCGAAATATTGCCGAGGAAGCCGGAGTCGCGTTAAGCCAAGTAACATACTACTATAAGAATAAAGAAAAATTGCTCATTGAAGTTATCAATATGATGACACTCCAATATTTACATGAAACAGAAGGAAATTTGGAATCTGTCACGTGTGAGCAAGAGAAGCTCGCGTCCCTCGTGAGGTTCTTTAAGGAACTGATCAGGGATAAACCAAAACTTTTGAAACTTTTTATTGATTTTATAGCACAGGCTTTATGGATTCCGTCTTTTAGAGAACAACTGGACAGCTTATTTACTGAACTGACGGAGATTATTGAAAGAAACCTATTGACCTACACGAAAATCAATGAAAGATATCTTGGATATTCTCCTCAAACGGTAGCTAAATTAGTTCTTGGCGCTTTGATCGGAACATCTATTCAAATAATACTCGGTTCCGACCGGGACAGCGCCTTTGAATCCTTAAATTTGGCGGAGAGCCTATTAAATTAA
- a CDS encoding 2-octaprenylphenol hydroxylase, whose product MMNYRRIRARRYKEIIAVFTKHGFGLLVKRLRLPYPLRSKNRISDVGTVPDTAGASAGRRLKMALEELGPTFVKLGQILSIRRDILPADIIEELKKLQDSVQPFPFSEVKTLIETEFNDALGNIFKEFDEAPVAAASISQVHRARLISEKQVAVKVQRPEIERLIDLDLNILKDMAYLLDHHTKYGEIYDFSGMVADFENTLKNELDFTKEGENADAFRLNLSRDEGVTVPKVKWIYTTNRVLTMEYFEGIKISDSAALDLAGINRRKIAERLAASICNQILRDGFFHADPHPGNIQVMPDGTIIFLDLGMVGCLNESRKRAISNFFIGVAFKDSRMVVNSIFAMEAATSRSNVKSFEKDIDALIEKYLTMPMNEMKIDKLLQEIFHIAFLNHVKTPREFALLSKTLTTLQGLLEKLAPDINSLVIAEPIAKKLRYQSLSVERMGSGIKKSLLDYWNLLSEFPAAMQSLLHKAADADFAVQFEMKEMDKLQRRLERIFNRISFSLILLAVSIIIAGVLISSGLSADRSSEMYFFNITVLKVGLASAAIVVLVLVISMIRSRN is encoded by the coding sequence ATGATGAATTACAGGCGCATTCGTGCCAGAAGATATAAAGAAATCATTGCTGTTTTTACAAAACATGGTTTTGGATTGCTTGTAAAGCGACTTAGGCTTCCTTATCCTTTAAGGTCCAAAAATAGAATTTCAGACGTCGGAACCGTGCCTGACACGGCCGGAGCTTCAGCAGGAAGAAGGCTGAAGATGGCCTTGGAAGAACTGGGTCCGACGTTTGTTAAACTGGGACAAATTTTAAGCATACGACGGGATATTTTACCGGCTGATATTATTGAAGAACTTAAAAAGCTGCAAGACTCGGTGCAGCCGTTTCCTTTTTCTGAGGTAAAGACGCTCATTGAAACGGAATTTAATGACGCGCTGGGAAATATCTTTAAAGAATTTGACGAGGCGCCTGTAGCCGCGGCATCCATATCTCAAGTCCATCGCGCCAGACTGATTTCGGAAAAGCAGGTGGCCGTGAAGGTTCAGAGGCCGGAAATAGAAAGACTCATAGATTTGGACTTAAACATTTTAAAAGATATGGCGTATCTTCTCGACCATCACACAAAATACGGGGAGATTTATGATTTTAGCGGTATGGTGGCGGATTTTGAAAACACGCTTAAAAATGAACTGGATTTTACCAAAGAAGGGGAAAACGCGGATGCCTTCAGGCTTAATCTCAGCCGGGACGAAGGCGTAACAGTCCCGAAAGTGAAGTGGATATATACGACAAATCGGGTTCTCACCATGGAGTATTTTGAAGGCATCAAGATCAGCGATTCTGCCGCCTTGGATCTGGCGGGCATTAATCGGAGAAAGATCGCCGAGAGGCTTGCCGCCTCCATATGCAATCAAATACTCAGAGACGGTTTTTTTCATGCGGACCCGCATCCGGGCAATATTCAGGTCATGCCGGACGGTACCATCATATTTCTTGATTTGGGGATGGTAGGTTGCCTCAACGAATCCCGGAAAAGAGCGATTTCAAATTTTTTTATCGGGGTTGCCTTCAAAGACAGTCGAATGGTGGTCAACTCCATTTTTGCTATGGAGGCCGCAACTTCTCGAAGCAATGTGAAAAGCTTTGAAAAAGACATCGATGCGTTGATCGAAAAGTACCTAACGATGCCTATGAACGAGATGAAAATTGATAAGCTGCTCCAGGAAATCTTTCATATTGCGTTTTTGAACCATGTAAAAACACCCCGTGAATTTGCTTTGCTTTCCAAAACATTGACAACTCTTCAAGGACTGTTGGAAAAATTAGCCCCGGATATTAACTCCCTTGTTATTGCGGAACCTATCGCTAAAAAGCTGCGTTATCAGTCGCTTTCAGTCGAGAGAATGGGAAGCGGAATAAAAAAGAGCTTATTAGATTATTGGAATCTGTTGAGCGAATTCCCGGCCGCAATGCAAAGCCTTCTGCATAAAGCGGCAGATGCGGACTTTGCCGTTCAATTTGAGATGAAAGAGATGGATAAACTTCAAAGGCGATTGGAACGAATTTTCAACAGGATATCCTTCAGTCTGATTTTGCTTGCCGTAAGCATTATCATCGCCGGAGTCCTGATAAGCTCCGGCCTTAGTGCGGATAGAAGCAGCGAAATGTATTTTTTCAATATTACCGTCTTAAAAGTAGGTTTGGCATCGGCGGCTATTGTTGTTTTGGTACTGGTGATCTCCATGATCAGGTCAAGAAACTGA
- a CDS encoding HD family phosphohydrolase translates to MNGWIISKLRLEPDSFADAEYMDCISGLINHEMVRPMGNYIQHSDINCLKHSLYVSYSSYLVCRRMGLDYRSAARGGLLHDFFLYDWHLEKPHKGLHGLTHPHVALQNANKYFHLNKLEQDIIRKHMWPLTVTPPKYKEVYIVAAIDKYCAFMETFNFGERKNVRRLQSLLCC, encoded by the coding sequence ATGAACGGCTGGATCATTTCAAAATTAAGACTGGAACCGGATTCCTTCGCTGATGCGGAATACATGGACTGTATAAGCGGGCTGATCAACCATGAAATGGTCCGGCCGATGGGAAATTATATCCAACACAGCGACATCAATTGTTTAAAGCATAGCCTTTATGTGTCGTACAGCAGCTATCTTGTTTGCAGGCGGATGGGGCTTGATTATCGTTCGGCGGCCAGAGGAGGATTGCTTCATGATTTTTTTCTGTACGACTGGCATCTTGAAAAACCGCACAAGGGGCTGCATGGCCTGACGCATCCTCACGTCGCTTTGCAGAATGCGAATAAATATTTCCATTTAAACAAACTGGAACAGGATATCATCCGGAAACACATGTGGCCTTTGACAGTAACACCGCCCAAATATAAGGAAGTATACATTGTGGCCGCGATAGATAAATATTGTGCATTTATGGAAACTTTCAATTTTGGAGAAAGAAAAAATGTGCGCAGGTTGCAAAGCCTATTGTGCTGTTAA